From the Homo sapiens chromosome 1, GRCh38.p14 Primary Assembly genome, one window contains:
- the SPRR4 gene encoding small proline-rich protein 4: MSSQQQQRQQQQCPPQRAQQQQVKQPCQPPPVKCQETCAPKTKDPCAPQVKKQCPPKGTIIPAQQKCPSAQQASKSKQK; encoded by the coding sequence ATGTCttcccagcagcagcagcggcagcagcagcagtgccCACCCCAGAGGGCCCAGCAGCAGCAAGTGAAGCAGCCTTGTCAGCCACCCCCTGTTAAATGTCAAGAGACATGTGCACCCAAAACCAAGGATCCATGTGCTCCCCAGGTCAAGAAGCAATGCCCACCGAAAGGCACCATCATTCCAGCCCAGCAGAAGTGTCCCTCAGCCCAGCAAGCCTCCAAGAGCAAACAGAAGTAA
- the SPRR1A gene encoding cornifin-A, producing the protein MNSQQQKQPCTPPPQPQQQQVKQPCQPPPQEPCIPKTKEPCHPKVPEPCHPKVPEPCQPKVPEPCQPKVPEPCPSTVTPAPAQQKTKQK; encoded by the coding sequence ATGAATTCTCAGCAGCAGAAGCAGCCTTGCACCCCACCCCCTCAGCCTCAGCAGCAGCAGGTGAAACAACCTTGCCAGCCTCCACCCCAGGAACCATGCATCCCCAAAACCAAGGAGCCCTGCCACCCCAAGGTGCCTGAGCCCTGCCACCCCAAAGTGCCTGAGCCCTGCCAGCCCAAGGTTCCAGAGCCCTGCCAGCCCAAGGTGCCTGAGCCCTGCCCTTCAACGGTCACTCCAGCACCAGCCCAGCAGAAGACCAAGCAGAAGTAA